The proteins below are encoded in one region of Mycobacterium botniense:
- a CDS encoding DUF1990 family protein, which yields MDLSMLTQLPFTYPDVGATAGPPPPGYRHFGFVSQIGAGQQRFDEAADALMHWGMQRGAGLRVHASSEVVAVNAVVLVGLGFLRAPCRVVYVIDEPDLCGFAYGTLPGHPESGEERFAVRHDPVTAAVYAEVAAFSRPASWWSKAGGPLVSLAQRAIAKRYLRAV from the coding sequence GTGGACTTGAGCATGCTGACCCAGCTCCCGTTCACCTACCCCGACGTGGGTGCCACTGCCGGCCCGCCGCCCCCCGGATATCGCCACTTCGGCTTTGTCAGCCAAATCGGTGCCGGCCAACAGCGATTCGACGAGGCCGCCGACGCACTGATGCACTGGGGTATGCAGCGTGGCGCTGGCCTGCGGGTGCACGCCAGCAGTGAGGTGGTCGCAGTCAACGCGGTGGTGCTGGTCGGGCTCGGGTTTCTGCGCGCACCCTGCCGCGTGGTCTATGTCATCGACGAGCCCGATCTTTGCGGATTCGCCTATGGCACCCTGCCCGGTCATCCCGAGTCGGGCGAGGAGCGGTTCGCGGTGCGCCACGACCCGGTCACCGCCGCGGTATACGCCGAAGTGGCCGCGTTCTCCCGCCCGGCATCCTGGTGGAGCAAAGCGGGCGGACCGCTGGTGTCGCTGGCCCAGCGCGCTATCGCCAAACGTTATCTGCGCGCGGTGTGA
- a CDS encoding cupin domain-containing protein — MKKFSLTALAREQLDRAANEGSGRSATTIFGGHEHILRQTVIALREGHTLADHDNPGEATLQVLTGRVRLTAGHNEWIGRAGDFLVVPDEKHGLDALENSTVLLTVAKKP; from the coding sequence ATGAAGAAGTTCTCGTTAACAGCTCTGGCCCGCGAACAGCTTGATCGCGCAGCCAACGAAGGTAGCGGACGCAGTGCCACCACGATCTTCGGCGGTCACGAACATATATTGAGGCAGACCGTCATTGCCCTGCGCGAAGGGCACACACTTGCCGACCATGACAACCCCGGTGAGGCAACTCTTCAAGTCTTGACCGGCCGGGTTCGCCTCACCGCCGGCCACAACGAATGGATCGGCCGTGCCGGCGATTTTTTGGTGGTGCCTGACGAGAAGCATGGTCTGGACGCTTTGGAGAACTCGACAGTCCTGCTGACCGTGGCAAAAAAGCCTTAG
- a CDS encoding helix-turn-helix transcriptional regulator yields MSDMAKSSQEVPGRRRDVLRVLKAASSPMSIAAIADELRVHPNTVRFHLENLVGEALVEQVAPDQKRPGRPPQLFRAIAQMDPRGPRRYRLLAEILVMSLAGERNSRTKALAAGRAWGRRLPAPTIAGRHARKVGSQAALNHLVRALEELGFAPERRRSGREKQIGLRHCPFLELAELQSGVVCPIHLGIMQGALHTWNAPFTVDRLDPLVEPDLCLAHLRPLRTTR; encoded by the coding sequence ATGAGCGATATGGCGAAGTCCTCGCAAGAAGTCCCAGGGCGGCGGCGTGACGTGCTTCGTGTGCTCAAGGCCGCATCCTCCCCGATGAGTATCGCCGCGATCGCCGACGAGCTGCGTGTGCACCCCAATACCGTGCGCTTTCACCTCGAAAACCTGGTCGGCGAGGCTCTTGTGGAGCAGGTCGCACCCGATCAGAAGCGGCCGGGGCGCCCGCCGCAGCTGTTTCGTGCGATCGCCCAGATGGATCCCCGCGGCCCGCGTCGGTACCGGCTGCTCGCCGAGATTCTGGTCATGAGCCTTGCTGGCGAGCGTAATTCGCGCACCAAAGCGCTGGCTGCGGGCCGCGCCTGGGGACGGCGACTGCCGGCGCCGACCATTGCGGGGCGGCACGCTCGGAAGGTTGGCTCCCAAGCGGCTCTCAACCATCTCGTCAGGGCGCTCGAGGAGCTCGGGTTCGCACCGGAACGCCGCCGGTCGGGTCGGGAAAAGCAGATCGGTCTGCGCCACTGCCCGTTTCTTGAGCTCGCTGAACTGCAAAGCGGCGTCGTCTGCCCGATCCATTTGGGGATCATGCAGGGGGCACTGCACACTTGGAACGCGCCGTTCACCGTCGACCGGCTCGATCCGTTGGTGGAACCGGATTTATGTCTGGCGCACTTGCGTCCGCTGAGGACCACACGGTGA
- a CDS encoding group III truncated hemoglobin produces the protein MSPAKNPLTQVRADLSGRADVEALLRRFYGRVLVDEMLGEPFAEVRARGVDSHIPTMCDFWETVLFRAGRYRGSALDAHRHVHHRTPLSSRHFIRWLITWNSTVDEMYCGPVAEHAKTQAARIAWAMHRRLAGGDARELDALVRRSPR, from the coding sequence ATGAGCCCTGCTAAGAACCCGCTGACGCAGGTGCGGGCAGATCTGTCCGGCCGCGCCGACGTGGAAGCACTACTGAGACGTTTCTACGGTCGAGTACTGGTCGACGAGATGCTCGGCGAGCCGTTCGCCGAGGTGCGTGCTCGCGGTGTGGACTCCCACATCCCGACGATGTGTGACTTCTGGGAGACGGTGTTATTTCGCGCCGGGCGTTATCGGGGGAGTGCGCTGGATGCGCACCGACACGTTCATCATCGAACCCCTTTGAGTAGCCGTCATTTCATCCGCTGGCTGATCACCTGGAACAGCACCGTCGATGAGATGTACTGCGGTCCGGTGGCCGAGCACGCGAAAACCCAGGCCGCCCGGATCGCGTGGGCGATGCATCGCCGGCTGGCTGGAGGTGACGCCCGCGAACTTGACGCTTTGGTGAGACGCTCACCCCGTTAA
- the fdxA gene encoding ferredoxin produces the protein MTYVIGKPCVDVMDRACVEECPVDCIYEGGRSLYIHPDECVDCGACEPVCPVQAIYYEDDLPEELQPYRADNAAFFYETLPGRDEPLGSPGGAAKLGRLGVDTPLVAGLPQPANPPRGE, from the coding sequence ATGACCTATGTGATCGGGAAGCCGTGTGTTGACGTGATGGACCGGGCCTGTGTGGAAGAGTGCCCGGTTGACTGTATCTACGAAGGTGGCCGCTCGCTCTACATCCATCCCGATGAATGTGTGGACTGCGGGGCGTGCGAGCCGGTCTGCCCGGTGCAGGCGATCTACTATGAAGACGACCTGCCGGAGGAGCTGCAGCCCTACCGAGCCGACAACGCGGCGTTTTTCTACGAAACTCTGCCGGGACGCGACGAGCCGCTTGGATCACCGGGTGGGGCCGCCAAACTCGGCCGGCTCGGCGTGGACACCCCGCTGGTGGCTGGCCTACCGCAACCGGCCAATCCCCCGCGGGGAGAGTGA